Proteins co-encoded in one Astyanax mexicanus isolate ESR-SI-001 chromosome 1, AstMex3_surface, whole genome shotgun sequence genomic window:
- the g103 gene encoding green-sensitive opsin-1, protein MAAHADEPVFAARRYNEETTRESAFVYTNANNTRDPFEGPNYHIAPRWVYNLASLWMIIVVIASIFTNSLVIIATAKFKKLRHPLNWILVNLAIADLGETVLASTISVFNQVFGYFVLGHPMCIFEGWTVSVCGITALWSLTIISWERWVVVCKPFGNVKFDGKWAAGGIIFAWTWAIIWCTPPIFGWSRYWPHGLKTSCGPDVFSGSEDPGVASYMVTLLLTCCILPLSVIIICYIFVWNAIHQVAQQQKDSESTQKAEKEVSRMVVVMILAFILCWGPYASFATFSALNPGYAWHPLAAALPAYFAKSATIYNPIIYVFMNRQFRSCIMQLFGKKVEDASEVSGSTTEVSTAS, encoded by the exons ATGGCTGCACATGCCGATGAGCCTGTGTTCGCTGCCCGGCGCTACAATGAGGAAACCACAAGGGAGTCTGCGTTTGTTTACACAAATGCCAACAATACAAGAG ATCCATTTGAGGGACCCAACTATCACATTGCCCCTCGATGGGTCTACAACCTAGCATCCTTATGGATGATCATTGTTGTTATCGCATCAATCTTCACTAACAGTCTGGTAATTATAGCTACAGCAAAGTTCAAGAAGCTGCGACACCCTCTAAACTGGATTCTGGTAAACCTGGCTATAGCCGATCTCGGGGAGACAGTTCTTGCCAGCACAATCAGTGTGTTCAACCAGGTCTTCGGCTACTTTGTCCTTGGACACCCAATGTGCATTTTTGAGGGATGGACGGTGTCTGTTTGTG GTATCACAGCTCTGTGGTCTCTGACTATAATCTCCTGGGAGCGCTGGGTGGTTGTGTGCAAGCCATTTGGTAATGTTAAATTTGATGGCAAATGGGCAGCAGGAGGCATTATTTTTGCCTGGACTTGGGCCATTATCTGGTGCACCCCTCCAATCTTTGGCTGGAGCAG GTACTGGCCCCATGGTCTGAAGACATCTTGTGGCCCTGATGTGTTCAGCGGCAGTGAGGATCCAGGAGTGGCCTCCTACATGGTCACACTGCTGCTTACCTGCTGTATTCTTCCTCTCTCCGTCATTATCATTTGCTACATCTTCGTCTGGAATGCCATCCACCAG GTCGCCCAGCAGCAGAAAGACTCAGAGTCTACCCAGAAGGCAGAGAAGGAAGTGTCCAGGATGGTGGTAGTGATGATCCTTGCCTTTATCCTGTGCTGGGGACCATATGCCTCCTTTGCCACCTTTTCTGCATTGAACCCTGGTTATGCCTGGCACCCACTGGCAGCTGCTCTGCCCGCTTACTTCGCCAAGAGTGCCACCATCTACAATCCCATCATTTATGTCTTCATGAACCGCCAG TTCCGGAGCTGTATCATGCAGCTGTTTGGAAAGAAGGTGGAGGATGCATCAGAGGTTTCTGGCTCTACCACAGAAGTGTCTACGGCTTCATAA
- the LOC103026775 gene encoding green-sensitive opsin-2, producing MAAHEPVFAARRHNEDTTRESAFVYTNANNTRDPFEGPNYHIAPRWVYNVSSLWMIFVVIASVFTNGLVIVATAKFKKLRHPLNWILVNLAIADLGETVLASTISVINQIFGYFILGHPMCVFEGWTVSVCGITALWSLTIISWERWVVVCKPFGNVKFDGKWAAGGIIFSWVWAIIWCTPPIFGWSRYWPHGLKTSCGPDVFSGSEDPGVASYMITLMLTCCILPLSIIIICYIFVWSAIHQVAQQQKDSESTQKAEKEVSRMVVVMILAFIVCWGPYASFATFSAVNPGYAWHPLAAAMPAYFAKSATIYNPIIYVFMNRQFRSCIMQLFGKKVEDASEVSGSTTEVSTAS from the exons ATGGCCGCACACGAGCCTGTGTTCGCCGCCCGGCGCCACAATGAAGACACCACAAGGGAGTCTGCATTTGTCTACACAAATGCTAATAATACAAGAG ATCCTTTTGAAGGACCAAACTATCACATTGCCCCTCGATGGGTCTACAACGTATCATCCTTATGGATGATCTTTGTTGTCATTGCATCAGTCTTCACTAATGGTTTGGTAATTGTAGCAACAGCAAAGTTCAAGAAGCTGCGACACCCTCTAAACTGGATTCTGGTAAACCTGGCTATAGCCGATCTCGGGGAGACAGTTCTTGCCAGCACAATCAGTGTCATCAACCAGATCTTCGGCTACTTCATCCTTGGACACCCAATGTGCGTTTTTGAGGGGTGGACGGTGTCTGTCTGTG GTATCACAGCTCTGTGGTCTCTGACTATAATCTCCTGGGAGCGCTGGGTGGTTGTGTGCAAGCCATTTGGAAATGTTAAATTCGATGGCAAATGGGCAGCAGGTGGCATCATCTTCTCCTGGGTTTGGGCCATCATCTGGTGCACCCCTCCAATCTTTGGCTGGAGCAG GTACTGGCCCCATGGTCTGAAGACATCCTGTGGCCCTGATGTGTTCAGTGGCAGTGAGGATCCAGGAGTGGCCTCCTACATGATCACCCTAATGCTTACCTGCTGTATTCTTCCTCTGTCCATCATTATCATTTGCTACATTTTCGTCTGGAGTGCCATCCACCAG GTCGCCCAGCAGCAGAAAGACTCAGAGTCCACTCAGAAGGCAGAGAAGGAAGTGTCCAGGATGGTGGTAGTGATGATCCTTGCCTTTATTGTGTGCTGGGGACCATATGCCTCCTTTGCCACCTTCTCTGCAGTGAACCCAGGTTATGCCTGGCACCCACTGGCAGCAGCAATGCCCGCTTACTTCGCCAAGAGTGCCACCATCTATAATCCCATCATTTACGTCTTCATGAACCGCCAG TTCCGGAGCTGTATCATGCAGCTGTTTGGAAAGAAGGTGGAGGATGCATCAGAGGTTTCCGGCTCTACCACAGAAGTTTCTACAGCCTCGTAA
- the ftr84 gene encoding tripartite motif-containing protein 16 isoform X1, whose protein sequence is MGFIMDKQPEANTINTGAFPLSFFKPPSVNSIPSLYSLALCAMMPDSYVCSLCDEGLQDPVTIPCGETFCLECIKNYWDQADHVGIYSCPQCRATFTPRPVLRRNVPNVGPQDSPSPLPELAPFPYLKRDVLCDFCTGRRNRAVKSCLVCLAYYCETHVKPHYESTTFKRHKLVDETGHLDRKICPQHEKGLELFCRSDQMCICVLCTVREHRSHNTVSAEEERAEKQKLLVVTQTEVQHIIQERMKELQELRHNVEVLKGNAHRAQAASDKIFSEMLQSVERWHAEICQLIQANLKSAMAQAQSYVERLEQEIMELQRRDAELRQILDTEDNIHFLQNFPALSVAPEPMVPKVLINPEFSFGEVTKTATDMKEHLDDICKKEMNNMSKKVSDIPVYILNPRSGGRFKAPGRADLQEPKTRADFLKHAIKLTFDPNTAYKELVLSEGNRRVVRKRTTQFYPEHPERFDGFCQILCAEPLSESRYYWEVEWSGEFSIGVAYSGISRKGKNSHSLLGYNDRSWSLLCSESGYSAWHNKTEKDLPISARTTRIGVYLDFPGNSLSFYSVSESMELIYRFQARFSEPLYAGFGVGACVSLCSVEKSTQTYH, encoded by the exons ATGGGTTTTATTATGGACAAACAACCTGAAGCCAACACTATAAATACTGGTGCCTTTCCTCTGTCATTCTTCAAACCACCATCAGTCAACTCAATACCCTCACTTTATTCCCTTGCTCTCTGTGCCATGATGCCAGACTCCTATGTGTGCTCACTTTGTGACGAGGGGCTTCAGGACCCCGTCACCATCCCCTGTGGAGAAACCTTCTGCCTGGAGTGCATCAAAAACTACTGGGACCAGGCTGACCACGTTGGCATCTACAGCTGCCCCCAGTGCCGGGCCACCTTCACTCCTCGGCCGGTCCTGCGCCGCAACGTGCCCAATGTAGGACCCCAAGACTCTCCCTCACCTCTTCCAGAGCTCGCACCCTTTCCGTACCTCAAACGAGACGTCCTGTGTGATTTCTGCACAGGCCGGAGGAACCGAGCTGTAAAATCGTGCCTGGTGTGCCTAGCTTACTACTGTGAGACACACGTCAAGCCCCACTATGAGTCGACTACCTTCAAGCGGCACAAGCTGGTGGATGAGACAGGCCACCTGGATCGCAAGATCTGTCCCCAGCATGAGAAAGGCCTGGAACTGTTCTGTCGCTCTGATCAGATGTGCATCTGTGTGCTCTGCACGGTTAGAGAACACCGCAGTCACAACACTGTTAGTGCTGAGGAGGAGAGAGCTGAGAAGCAG AAACTGCTGGTAGTGACCCAGACTGAAGTCCAGCACATTATTCAGGAGCGAATGAAGGAGCTTCAAGAGCTCAGACACAATGTGGAGGTTCTTAAG GGTAATGCTCACAGGGCCCAGGCGGCCAGTGACAAGATCTTCAGTGAGATGCTGCAGTCTGTGGAACGCTGGCATGCTGAAATCTGCCAGCTTATTCAGGCCAACCTAAAGTCAGCCATGGCACAG GCCCAAAGCTACGTGGAGCGCCTGGAGCAGGAGATAATGGAGCTTCAGCGGCGAGATGCAGAGTTACGGCAGATACTTGATACTGAGGACAACATACACTTTCTACAG AATTTCCCAGCATTGTCTGTAGCTCCGGAGCCCATGGTGCCCAAAGTCTTGATAAACCCAGAGTTCTCTTTTGGAGAGGTCACCAAAACCGCTACTGACATGAAAGAACACCTGGATGACATCTGCAAAAAAGAAATGAACAATATGTCTaaaaaag TGAGTGACATCCCAGTGTACATATTAAATCCCAGGTCTGGAGGTCGTTTTAAAG CCCCTGGACGAGCTGATCTCCAGGAGCCTAAAACCCGAGCAGACTTCCTCAAAC ATGCAATCAAACTGACCTTTGACCCCAACACGGCCTATAAAGAGCTGGTTTTGTCTGAAGGGAACCGCAGGGTGGTCCGGAAGCGCACCACGCAGTTCTACCCGGAGCATCCAGAGCGCTTCGACGGCTTCTGCCAGATCCTCTGTGCTGAGCCTCTGAGTGAGTCCAGGTACTACTGGGAGGTGGAATGGAGCGGAGAGTTCTCCATCGGCGTCGCCTACAGCGGCATCAGCCGCAAGGGCAAGAACTCCCACAGCCTTCTGGGATATAACGACCGCTCTTGGAGCCTGCTGTGTTCCGAGTCTGGATATTCTGCCTGGCACAACAAGACAGAAAAAGACTTGCCAATCTCAGCCAGGACCACGCGAATCGGGGTGTATCTGGACTTTCCTGGGAACTCCTTGTCTTTCTACTCTGTCTCCGAGTCCATGGAGCTCATCTACAGATTCCAGGCCAGGTTTTCTGAGCCACTGTATGCCGGGTTTGGGGTCGGAGCCTGCGTGTCCCTGTGCTCAGTGGAGAAAAGCACACAAACATACCACTGA
- the ftr84 gene encoding tripartite motif-containing protein 16 isoform X2 yields the protein MGFIMDKQPEANTINTGAFPLSFFKPPSVNSIPSLYSLALCAMMPDSYVCSLCDEGLQDPVTIPCGETFCLECIKNYWDQADHVGIYSCPQCRATFTPRPVLRRNVPNVGPQDSPSPLPELAPFPYLKRDVLCDFCTGRRNRAVKSCLVCLAYYCETHVKPHYESTTFKRHKLVDETGHLDRKICPQHEKGLELFCRSDQMCICVLCTVREHRSHNTVSAEEERAEKQKLLVVTQTEVQHIIQERMKELQELRHNVEVLKAQSYVERLEQEIMELQRRDAELRQILDTEDNIHFLQNFPALSVAPEPMVPKVLINPEFSFGEVTKTATDMKEHLDDICKKEMNNMSKKVSDIPVYILNPRSGGRFKAPGRADLQEPKTRADFLKHAIKLTFDPNTAYKELVLSEGNRRVVRKRTTQFYPEHPERFDGFCQILCAEPLSESRYYWEVEWSGEFSIGVAYSGISRKGKNSHSLLGYNDRSWSLLCSESGYSAWHNKTEKDLPISARTTRIGVYLDFPGNSLSFYSVSESMELIYRFQARFSEPLYAGFGVGACVSLCSVEKSTQTYH from the exons ATGGGTTTTATTATGGACAAACAACCTGAAGCCAACACTATAAATACTGGTGCCTTTCCTCTGTCATTCTTCAAACCACCATCAGTCAACTCAATACCCTCACTTTATTCCCTTGCTCTCTGTGCCATGATGCCAGACTCCTATGTGTGCTCACTTTGTGACGAGGGGCTTCAGGACCCCGTCACCATCCCCTGTGGAGAAACCTTCTGCCTGGAGTGCATCAAAAACTACTGGGACCAGGCTGACCACGTTGGCATCTACAGCTGCCCCCAGTGCCGGGCCACCTTCACTCCTCGGCCGGTCCTGCGCCGCAACGTGCCCAATGTAGGACCCCAAGACTCTCCCTCACCTCTTCCAGAGCTCGCACCCTTTCCGTACCTCAAACGAGACGTCCTGTGTGATTTCTGCACAGGCCGGAGGAACCGAGCTGTAAAATCGTGCCTGGTGTGCCTAGCTTACTACTGTGAGACACACGTCAAGCCCCACTATGAGTCGACTACCTTCAAGCGGCACAAGCTGGTGGATGAGACAGGCCACCTGGATCGCAAGATCTGTCCCCAGCATGAGAAAGGCCTGGAACTGTTCTGTCGCTCTGATCAGATGTGCATCTGTGTGCTCTGCACGGTTAGAGAACACCGCAGTCACAACACTGTTAGTGCTGAGGAGGAGAGAGCTGAGAAGCAG AAACTGCTGGTAGTGACCCAGACTGAAGTCCAGCACATTATTCAGGAGCGAATGAAGGAGCTTCAAGAGCTCAGACACAATGTGGAGGTTCTTAAG GCCCAAAGCTACGTGGAGCGCCTGGAGCAGGAGATAATGGAGCTTCAGCGGCGAGATGCAGAGTTACGGCAGATACTTGATACTGAGGACAACATACACTTTCTACAG AATTTCCCAGCATTGTCTGTAGCTCCGGAGCCCATGGTGCCCAAAGTCTTGATAAACCCAGAGTTCTCTTTTGGAGAGGTCACCAAAACCGCTACTGACATGAAAGAACACCTGGATGACATCTGCAAAAAAGAAATGAACAATATGTCTaaaaaag TGAGTGACATCCCAGTGTACATATTAAATCCCAGGTCTGGAGGTCGTTTTAAAG CCCCTGGACGAGCTGATCTCCAGGAGCCTAAAACCCGAGCAGACTTCCTCAAAC ATGCAATCAAACTGACCTTTGACCCCAACACGGCCTATAAAGAGCTGGTTTTGTCTGAAGGGAACCGCAGGGTGGTCCGGAAGCGCACCACGCAGTTCTACCCGGAGCATCCAGAGCGCTTCGACGGCTTCTGCCAGATCCTCTGTGCTGAGCCTCTGAGTGAGTCCAGGTACTACTGGGAGGTGGAATGGAGCGGAGAGTTCTCCATCGGCGTCGCCTACAGCGGCATCAGCCGCAAGGGCAAGAACTCCCACAGCCTTCTGGGATATAACGACCGCTCTTGGAGCCTGCTGTGTTCCGAGTCTGGATATTCTGCCTGGCACAACAAGACAGAAAAAGACTTGCCAATCTCAGCCAGGACCACGCGAATCGGGGTGTATCTGGACTTTCCTGGGAACTCCTTGTCTTTCTACTCTGTCTCCGAGTCCATGGAGCTCATCTACAGATTCCAGGCCAGGTTTTCTGAGCCACTGTATGCCGGGTTTGGGGTCGGAGCCTGCGTGTCCCTGTGCTCAGTGGAGAAAAGCACACAAACATACCACTGA
- the tppp2 gene encoding tubulin polymerization-promoting protein family member 2: MAEGSGTGTVAEVETAFRKFAVHGDTKAMGKEMNGKNFVKLCKDCKVIDGKNITSTDVDIVFSKVKVKSARVITFEQFIQAMTELATKRFKGKGQEEALQLLYGLIAGKEPSNVGVTKVAKAAAVDRLTDSSKYTGSHKERFDESGKGKGKVGREDIPDTSGYVSAYKGQGSYEDKLKDSE; encoded by the exons ATGGCGGAAGGTTCTGGCACAGGGACAGTGGCAGAGGTTGAGACAGCGTTTCGGAAGTTTGCGGTTCACGGGGACACCAAAGCCATGGGCAAGGAGATGAATGGGAAGAACTTTGTCAAACTGTGCAAAGACTGCAAAGTGATAGATGGAAAGAACATCACCAGCACAGACGTGGACATCGTCTTCAGCAAAGTCAA aGTTAAGTCTGCACGTGTGATCACCTTTGAGCAGTTCATTCAGGCAATGACAGAGCTGGCGACGAAACGCTTTAAAGGAAAAGGCCAGGAGGAGGCGCTGCAGCTGCTATATGGCCTAATTGCGGGAAAAGAGCCGTCCAATGTCGGGGTCACG AAAGTAGCGAAGGCGGCTGCAGTGGATCGTTTGACAGACAGCAGTAAATACACAGGCTCTCATAAGGAGCGCTTTGATGAATCCGGTAAAGGGAAAGGAAAAGTGGGGAGGGAGGACATCCCTGACACTAGTGGCTACGTCAGTGCTTACAAGGGCCAAGGCTCATATGAAGACAAATTAAAGGACAGcgagtaa